A single Garra rufa chromosome 9, GarRuf1.0, whole genome shotgun sequence DNA region contains:
- the ywhabl gene encoding tyrosine 3-monooxygenase/tryptophan 5-monooxygenase activation protein, beta polypeptide like, with product MDKSELVQKAKLAEQAERYDDMAAAMKAVTEGDVELSNEERNLLSVAYKNVVGARRSSWRVVSSIEQKTEGSDKKQQMVKEYREKIEKELKEICNDVLVLLDKYLIPKATPAESKVFYLKMKGDYYRYLAEVAVGEEKSSIIGNSQEAYKDAFEISKAEMQPTHPIRLGLALNFSVFYYEILNAPDQACKLAKTAFDEAIAELDSLNEESYKDSTLIMQLLRDNLTLWTSDNQGEGEDTEEGREN from the exons ATGGACAAGAGCGAGCTAGTGCAAAAAGCCAAGCTGGCCGAGCAGGCAGAGCGCTATGATGACATGGCAGCCGCTATGAAGGCTGTCACTGAGGGTGATGTTGAACTGTCTAACGAGGAACGCAACCTGCTCTCTGTGGCTTATAAGAATGTGGTGGGTGCCCGCCGCTCGTCCTGGAGAGTGGTCTCCAGCATCGAGCAGAAGACGGAGGGCAGCGATAAGAAGCAGCAAATGGTCAAGGAATATCGGGAAAAGATCGAGAAGGAGTTGAAGGAGATCTGCAATGACGTACTG GTTCTTCTGGACAAGTACCTCATCCCCAAGGCGACCCCGGCTGAAAGTAAAGTCTTCTATCTGAAAATGAAAGGCGATTACTATCGCTACTTAGCGGAGGTGGCTGTGGGAGAGGAGAAAAGCT CTATCATTGGCAATTCACAGGAGGCCTACAAGGATGCCTTTGAAATCAGTAAGGCAGAGATGCAGCCCACACACCCCATTCGTCTGGGCCTCGCGCTCAATTTCTCCGTATTTTATTACGAGATTCTCAACGCGCCCGACCAGGCCTGTAAGCTTGCCAAAACG GCTTTTGATGAGGCCATTGCAGAGCTTGATTCACTGAATGAAGAATCATACAAAGACAGCACATTGATCATGCAGCTGCTGCGGGACAACTTGACA CTGTGGACTTCAGATAACCAGGGTGAGGGCGAGGACACCGAGGAGGGCCGGGAAAACTGA